From the genome of Streptacidiphilus sp. PB12-B1b:
CCGAGGTCGTGCAGCACGGCGGCCGCCACCAGCGCCGGGGGCGCCCCCTCGGCCTGCGCCAGGGCTCCTGCCTGCAGCATGTGCTGGGCCTGGGTGACGTCCTCGCCGAAGTACTCCGCGCTGCCCTGCTCGGCGAAGAGGTCCGCGAGCTGGTCCAGCACGCCCCGGCGCAGCACGGCGGCGGTGCTGAACAGGCCGTCCAGGTCGGCGTAGCAGCCCTGGAGGTGGCGTCCGCCGCTGCTGGCGAAGGCGGTGCGGGCATGCAGCAGCCGGGTGTTGTCGAAGATCAGGCAGTCGCCGGGGGCGAGCCGGAAGTCCAGTTGCAGCTCGGGGCGGAGCAGCAGCCGGGCGAAGGCGCGGTAGGCCGTGTAGAAGGCCCGGGTGTCGTCGGCGGGCAGCCGCAGGGTGCCGATGGAGCGGTTGTTGAAGCGGATCTCGCGGATCCGCCCGCGCGGGTCGGTGCCGATCAGCGGGCGGTGGGCGGTCACTTCCGCACCGCCGCCGCTGGTGTCGGCGAAGCGGAAGGGCACCGGGATGCGGGTGAGCGTCTCGAAGGCGGCCGGGTCCTCCTCGCGCAGCAGCGCGGCGGCGGCGAAGCCGTCGACCAGCCCGGAGTCACCGCCCTCGGCGCTGTTGACCAGGCAGTGCAGCAGTTGCAGCGTGGGCACCGGGTCGCGGTAGGGGTTGTCGGTGTGCGGGGTGATCCGCTCCCCGGTGAAGGCCAGGTTGCTGGGGTTCTCCTCGATCCGGACCTCGAAGATCCGGCCGTAGTTGGTCTCCCGGACGTAGCCGAAGGTCTCGGCGACCCGGGTGACCTGCCCGTCGTCGGCGGGGACGCCGGTCAGCAGGGCGAAGCCGAGGCGTCCGACGGCGTCCAGGGTGCGCAGCCGTACGGCGGGGTCGGCGCGGTAGTCCGCCCAGGCGGCGGTGGGCAGGCTGCCGGGGGCGGTGAGGTCCGCCGCCCGCCAGAGCGTCTTGGCGTCCTCGGTGCGCTGGTCGCCGCCCCGGCCCGTGCCCTGGCCGGTGCCGGTGCTCTGCTGGACGTCGGCGGCGAGCCAGGACTCGGCGTAGCGGGAGACGTGGCCGTCGGGTGTCCAGCGGACCTCCCAGCCGGGTGCGCCGTCCAC
Proteins encoded in this window:
- a CDS encoding phosphonate degradation HD-domain oxygenase — protein: MPNPASLPPLWLRDNCGCADCRDPRNGQKLFQITDLPEGLAVAAENPAAVDGAPGWEVRWTPDGHVSRYAESWLAADVQQSTGTGQGTGRGGDQRTEDAKTLWRAADLTAPGSLPTAAWADYRADPAVRLRTLDAVGRLGFALLTGVPADDGQVTRVAETFGYVRETNYGRIFEVRIEENPSNLAFTGERITPHTDNPYRDPVPTLQLLHCLVNSAEGGDSGLVDGFAAAALLREEDPAAFETLTRIPVPFRFADTSGGGAEVTAHRPLIGTDPRGRIREIRFNNRSIGTLRLPADDTRAFYTAYRAFARLLLRPELQLDFRLAPGDCLIFDNTRLLHARTAFASSGGRHLQGCYADLDGLFSTAAVLRRGVLDQLADLFAEQGSAEYFGEDVTQAQHMLQAGALAQAEGAPPALVAAAVLHDLGHFHGEVTGHDLMEGTDNRHSHTGADWLAQWFGPAVTEPVRLHVAAKRYLCAVEPGYFALLSPASVHTLAVQGGPMTPAEAEQFAAHPYGADAVRLRRWDEAAKDPQALTPGFAHFRPLLAELLAPGGTASLGVGAVA